One window of Chloroflexota bacterium genomic DNA carries:
- a CDS encoding P1 family peptidase yields the protein MTPRRARARELGIAIGALPPGRWNAITDVSGVRVGHVTLIEGEAGPLQPGRGPVRTGVTAIIPHDGDLFLERVHGVTYCINGYGEVTNVDQVAELGVIEGPILLTNTFSVPTVEDAVMRWMERRNPDIGVRMGGVSPVVAECNDSWLNDIRGRHVRPEHVFQAIEHATSGPVAEGNVGGGTGMSCFEFKGGIGTASRVLPNPLGGYTVGVLAQCNFGRRPQLRVDGVPVGRELTDWHPPSGPPVSNSIVIVLATDAPLIARQLRRLAVRCGAGLARTGSTHGAGSGDFVIAFSTVQRVPLRFSAPTLRLEVLPDFGPTIEGLFQAAVEATEEAILNALCIAETMRGRDGHVRYALPLDRLVEIMRWYGHSEVHLPEA from the coding sequence ATGACTCCTCGACGTGCTCGTGCTCGAGAATTGGGTATTGCTATTGGGGCATTGCCCCCTGGCCGTTGGAACGCCATTACGGACGTGTCCGGCGTGCGGGTGGGCCATGTGACGTTGATCGAGGGGGAGGCCGGCCCGCTGCAGCCCGGCCGCGGCCCCGTCCGCACCGGCGTCACCGCCATCATACCTCACGATGGTGACCTCTTCCTGGAGCGGGTTCACGGCGTCACCTACTGCATCAACGGCTATGGGGAGGTGACCAACGTGGACCAGGTGGCGGAGCTGGGGGTGATCGAGGGGCCGATCCTGCTCACGAACACGTTCAGTGTGCCGACGGTCGAGGATGCCGTGATGCGATGGATGGAACGGCGCAACCCGGACATCGGCGTGCGCATGGGCGGCGTCAGCCCGGTGGTGGCGGAGTGTAACGACAGCTGGCTGAATGACATCCGCGGCCGCCATGTGCGGCCCGAGCATGTGTTCCAGGCCATCGAGCACGCGACGTCAGGCCCCGTGGCCGAGGGGAACGTAGGAGGCGGGACGGGCATGTCCTGCTTCGAGTTCAAGGGCGGGATCGGCACGGCGTCCCGGGTGTTGCCGAATCCCCTGGGGGGGTATACGGTCGGCGTGCTGGCCCAATGCAACTTCGGGCGTCGGCCTCAGCTTCGGGTGGATGGTGTGCCGGTGGGACGGGAGCTGACGGACTGGCATCCGCCTTCGGGGCCGCCGGTGAGCAACTCCATCGTGATCGTGCTGGCGACGGACGCGCCGCTGATCGCCCGGCAACTGCGGCGGCTGGCGGTGCGGTGTGGCGCCGGGCTGGCCCGCACGGGGTCCACGCACGGGGCCGGCAGCGGCGATTTCGTCATCGCCTTCTCCACGGTACAGCGGGTCCCCCTGCGATTCTCGGCGCCGACGCTGAGGCTGGAGGTCCTGCCCGATTTCGGTCCCACTATCGAGGGGCTGTTCCAGGCTGCGGTGGAGGCGACCGAGGAAGCTATCCTGAACGCGCTGTGCATAGCGGAGACAATGAGGGGCCGCGATGGACACGTGCGCTATGCCTTGCCACTGGATCGGCTGGTGGAGATCATGCGCTGGTATGGGCATAGCGAGGTGCACCTGCCGGAGGCGTAA